One Pantoea trifolii DNA segment encodes these proteins:
- the hemX gene encoding uroporphyrinogen-III C-methyltransferase, translating to MTEQKASSAMVEETTPADNSPSPATKPPRDKKSDGKVLSAVAIVIALAIGAGLYLNGKHQADLQAQTNQNLSEQLSTLQQQLGSDKQQLTQQLASANSALQETRTQQDNSAKELETLRDKVATISGNDTRTWLLAQADYLVKLAGRKLWSDQDVTTAAALLKSADTSLADMNDPSVMNVRRALTQDISSLSAVSQIDYDGTILKLNQLSNGVDNLRLADNDSDDSPMDADGGELSSSLHEWRQNLVKSWHNFMDDFITIRRRDNTAQPLLAPNQDVYLRENIRSRLLIAAQAVPRHQDEIYKQSIDAVSTWVRAWYDTNDAATKAFLAQLDELSQQSISMDVPDTLESQPLLEKLMQTRVRNLLAQPSVAADQQGG from the coding sequence ATGACGGAACAAAAAGCCTCCTCCGCCATGGTTGAAGAAACCACCCCAGCGGACAATTCTCCCTCTCCAGCAACTAAGCCACCACGCGATAAAAAAAGCGATGGCAAGGTGCTGAGTGCAGTGGCGATTGTGATTGCGCTGGCGATTGGGGCGGGACTTTACCTTAATGGGAAACACCAGGCCGATTTACAGGCTCAAACTAATCAGAATCTCAGTGAGCAGCTGAGCACCTTGCAGCAGCAACTGGGCAGCGACAAACAGCAACTGACGCAACAGCTGGCTAGCGCCAACAGCGCCTTACAGGAGACGCGCACGCAGCAGGATAACAGCGCTAAAGAGCTGGAAACCCTGCGCGATAAAGTCGCCACCATCTCTGGAAACGACACGCGTACCTGGCTGCTGGCGCAGGCGGATTACCTCGTCAAACTGGCGGGCCGCAAACTGTGGAGCGATCAGGATGTCACCACCGCAGCAGCGTTACTGAAAAGTGCCGATACCAGTCTGGCCGATATGAACGATCCAAGCGTAATGAACGTGCGTCGCGCCCTAACGCAGGACATCAGTTCACTCTCCGCCGTCAGCCAGATTGATTATGACGGCACCATCCTCAAGCTCAATCAGCTGTCGAACGGCGTCGATAATCTGCGTCTGGCTGACAACGACAGCGATGATTCACCTATGGACGCCGATGGCGGTGAGCTCTCCAGTTCGCTGCACGAGTGGCGTCAAAATCTGGTGAAAAGCTGGCACAACTTTATGGATGATTTCATCACCATCCGCCGCCGCGATAACACCGCACAGCCGCTGCTGGCTCCGAATCAGGATGTCTACCTGCGCGAAAACATTCGTTCGCGCCTGCTGATTGCCGCCCAGGCCGTACCGCGTCATCAGGATGAGATCTACAAACAGTCTATCGATGCGGTATCAACCTGGGTTCGTGCCTGGTACGACACCAACGATGCCGCCACCAAAGCCTTCCTTGCGCAGCTGGATGAACTGAGCCAGCAAAGCATTTCGATGGATGTGCCGGATACGCTGGAAAGCCAGCCGCTGCTGGAAAAACTGATGCAAACTCGCGTGCGTAATTTGCTGGCTCAGCCATCGGTTGCTGCTGATCAACAGGGAGGCTAA
- the hemC gene encoding hydroxymethylbilane synthase has protein sequence MLNKIFRIATRQSPLALWQAQYVQQRLMAAHPGLQVELLPMVTKGDVILDTPLAKVGGKGLFVKELELAMLEGRADLAVHSMKDVPIDFPEGLGLVTICEREDPRDAFVSNRYNSIDELPQGAVVGTSSLRRQCQLSARRPDLVIRSLRGNVGTRLGKLDAGEYDAIILAAAGLKRLGLEDRIRQAMPAEISLPAVGQGAVGIECRVDDEQLITLLQALNHDDTAVCVRAERAMNTRLEGGCQVPIGSFAVLEDDQLWLRGLVGSPDGSQMVVGERRGPRDHAEKMGISLAEELLDGGARDILREVYQGQPPA, from the coding sequence ATGTTAAACAAAATTTTCAGAATTGCTACCAGACAAAGTCCCCTTGCTCTGTGGCAGGCACAATATGTCCAACAGCGCCTGATGGCGGCTCATCCGGGTCTGCAAGTTGAGCTGCTGCCGATGGTCACCAAAGGTGATGTCATCCTTGATACGCCACTGGCAAAGGTTGGCGGCAAAGGGCTGTTCGTTAAAGAGCTTGAGCTGGCAATGCTGGAAGGGCGTGCCGATCTCGCCGTGCACTCGATGAAAGATGTGCCGATCGATTTTCCAGAAGGTCTTGGTCTGGTGACCATTTGCGAGCGTGAAGATCCGCGCGATGCTTTCGTCTCCAATCGTTACAACAGTATTGATGAGCTGCCGCAAGGCGCGGTTGTCGGGACGTCCAGCCTGCGCCGCCAGTGTCAGCTTAGCGCCCGCCGTCCGGACCTAGTGATTCGCTCGCTGCGCGGCAACGTCGGTACGCGTCTGGGCAAACTCGATGCAGGTGAATATGACGCCATCATACTGGCGGCGGCGGGTTTGAAGCGTTTAGGTCTGGAAGATCGCATTCGTCAGGCAATGCCTGCAGAAATTTCCCTGCCCGCTGTGGGTCAGGGCGCCGTCGGCATTGAATGTCGCGTGGATGATGAGCAATTAATTACGCTGCTCCAGGCGTTGAATCATGACGATACCGCCGTGTGCGTGCGTGCCGAACGTGCGATGAATACACGGCTGGAAGGCGGTTGTCAGGTGCCAATCGGCAGCTTCGCGGTGCTGGAAGACGATCAGCTGTGGCTGCGCGGATTAGTCGGCTCGCCGGACGGCAGTCAAATGGTGGTGGGCGAGCGCCGGGGTCCACGCGATCACGCCGAAAAAATGGGCATTTCGCTGGCCGAAGAGCTGCTGGATGGCGGCGCGCGCGACATTCTGCGTGAAGTCTATCAAGGTCAACCGCCAGCATGA
- the wzyE gene encoding ECA oligosaccharide polymerase codes for MSLMQFSGLLVVYLFSLGFILTLTWREFKRVRFNFHLFFTILFLLTFYFGFPLTSVLVFRFNVAVVPPEYLLQALLAATSFYAIYYVSYKVRLRPAHAPARKPWLQMNRVETNLTCLLLALVAIGTVTVFFMHNGLLLFRLSAYNQIFSSEVSGVALKRFFYFFIPAMLIRYFLKPTQRQWLWFLLVSVAFGLLTYALVGGTRANIIIAFALFLFIGITRGWITLWMLVGAGVMAIGGMFWLALRRYNLDVVGDEAFYTFLYLTRDTFSPWENLALLLQNYDKIDFQGLAPIWRDFYVFIPSWMWPGRPSAILNSANYFTWEVLNNHSGLAISPTLLGSLVVMGGVWFIPIGAVAVGLLMKGFDNLYLYGRDTSNRYSGAILQSFCFGAVFNMIVLAREGLDAFGSRVVFFCLIFAACMWAAKLLYWLLARAGLIRPRSEPALHSPS; via the coding sequence ATGAGCCTGATGCAGTTTAGTGGTCTGCTGGTGGTTTATCTGTTTTCGCTGGGTTTCATTCTGACCCTAACCTGGCGGGAATTTAAGCGGGTGCGTTTCAACTTCCACCTGTTCTTCACCATTCTCTTTTTGCTGACCTTCTATTTCGGCTTCCCGCTGACCAGCGTGCTGGTGTTCCGCTTTAACGTGGCGGTGGTGCCGCCGGAATATCTGCTGCAGGCGCTGCTGGCCGCTACCAGCTTTTATGCCATCTATTATGTCAGCTACAAGGTGCGGCTACGGCCGGCCCATGCGCCTGCGCGTAAGCCCTGGCTGCAGATGAATCGGGTTGAAACCAATCTGACCTGTTTGCTGCTGGCGCTGGTGGCGATTGGCACTGTCACGGTGTTCTTTATGCACAACGGCCTGCTGCTGTTTAGGCTTTCGGCTTACAACCAGATTTTCTCCAGCGAAGTATCTGGCGTGGCGCTCAAACGCTTCTTCTACTTCTTTATTCCGGCGATGCTGATTCGCTACTTCCTCAAGCCAACCCAGCGTCAATGGCTGTGGTTTTTGCTGGTGTCGGTGGCATTTGGCTTGCTGACTTACGCGCTGGTGGGCGGCACGCGCGCCAATATCATCATCGCTTTCGCGCTGTTCCTGTTCATTGGTATTACGCGCGGCTGGATCACGCTGTGGATGCTGGTCGGCGCCGGTGTAATGGCAATCGGCGGCATGTTCTGGCTGGCGTTGCGTCGCTATAACCTCGACGTGGTCGGCGATGAGGCGTTTTACACTTTCCTTTATCTGACGCGCGATACCTTCTCGCCGTGGGAAAATCTGGCGCTGTTACTGCAAAATTACGACAAGATCGATTTTCAGGGCCTGGCACCGATTTGGCGTGATTTCTACGTGTTCATTCCCAGCTGGATGTGGCCGGGACGCCCATCAGCCATTCTCAACAGCGCCAACTACTTTACCTGGGAAGTGCTGAACAACCATTCCGGGTTGGCGATCTCGCCGACGCTGTTGGGTTCGCTGGTGGTGATGGGCGGCGTGTGGTTCATCCCAATCGGTGCGGTGGCTGTCGGCCTGCTAATGAAAGGATTCGATAACCTTTATCTGTATGGCCGTGATACCAGCAACCGTTACAGCGGGGCGATTTTGCAGAGCTTCTGCTTCGGCGCGGTATTTAATATGATCGTGCTGGCGCGTGAAGGGCTGGATGCTTTCGGCTCGCGCGTGGTGTTTTTTTGTTTGATTTTTGCGGCCTGCATGTGGGCGGCAAAATTGCTTTACTGGCTGTTGGCGCGCGCGGGATTGATTCGTCCGCGCAGCGAGCCGGCTTTACACAGCCCATCTTAA
- the hemD gene encoding uroporphyrinogen-III synthase yields MTILVTRPEPAATELVSRLRSLGKLAWSLPLIEFTPGRDLIHLPKQLAALQPGDLVFLLSQQVVTFAEPALQQSATTWPEALNYYAIGRSTALALHTVSNLKVDYPHARETSEELVRLNRLQQVSGKRALILRGSPGRELLAETLIERGAEVQYCECYQRCEKHYNGATEGRRWRDRGITTLVVTSGEMLQQLFSLFPPIDRREWLLHCRLVVVSERLATQAAELGWQDIDVADGADNDALLRALR; encoded by the coding sequence ATGACCATCCTCGTGACCCGCCCGGAACCGGCCGCCACTGAACTGGTCTCGCGTTTGCGCAGCCTGGGCAAACTGGCATGGAGCCTTCCGCTGATTGAATTCACGCCGGGTCGCGATCTTATTCATTTACCTAAGCAACTTGCTGCACTCCAGCCAGGCGATCTGGTGTTTTTGCTGTCGCAGCAGGTCGTCACGTTCGCCGAGCCCGCTTTACAGCAAAGCGCGACAACATGGCCTGAAGCCCTCAACTATTATGCTATTGGTCGCAGCACCGCTTTAGCCCTGCATACCGTCAGTAATCTCAAAGTAGACTATCCTCATGCGCGGGAGACCAGCGAAGAGCTGGTGCGCCTGAACCGTCTGCAGCAGGTTAGTGGCAAACGCGCGCTGATTCTGCGCGGCAGCCCAGGACGCGAGTTGCTGGCAGAAACGCTGATTGAGCGCGGCGCTGAGGTGCAATATTGCGAGTGTTATCAGCGCTGTGAAAAGCACTACAACGGCGCGACTGAAGGCCGCCGCTGGCGCGATCGCGGCATTACAACGCTGGTGGTCACCAGCGGCGAAATGTTACAACAACTCTTTTCTCTGTTTCCGCCAATTGATCGTCGGGAATGGTTACTACACTGTCGGCTTGTGGTCGTCAGTGAACGTTTGGCTACGCAAGCCGCTGAACTAGGCTGGCAGGACATTGATGTAGCCGATGGTGCCGATAACGACGCGCTGCTGCGCGCGTTACGCTGA
- the hemY gene encoding protoheme IX biogenesis protein HemY — translation MLKVLVLFLLLIAGIVVGPMVAGHQGYVLIQTDNWNIETSVTGLAIILILSLLVILLLEWILRRLFRTGARTRGWFTGRKRRSAQRHTQSALMKLAEGDFKQAEKLLSKNADHADQPVANYLLAAEAAQQRGDEIRANQHLERASELSVNDTIPVEITRVRLQLARNEDHAARHGVDRLLEVAPRHPEVLRLAEQAYIRTGAWGALLDILPSMQKVQINDQAQRDALQQQAWLGLMNQAMADQGSDGLKKWWQNQSRKTRQETALQVAMAEHLIECDDPDTAQSIVLEGLKRQYDDRLVLLMPRIKSGDPQSLEKALRQQIKQHGATPLLHSTLGQMLMRHGEWQQAAEAFQQALAQRPDAFDYAWLADVYDRLHRPEDAAKMRREGLLLTLKTNPSA, via the coding sequence ATGCTGAAAGTATTGGTGCTTTTTCTGCTGCTGATTGCCGGCATTGTGGTTGGACCGATGGTTGCAGGCCATCAGGGCTACGTGCTGATCCAGACCGACAACTGGAACATTGAAACCAGCGTAACCGGCCTGGCGATCATTTTGATTCTCAGCCTGCTGGTGATTTTGTTGCTGGAATGGATTCTGCGTCGCCTGTTCCGCACCGGCGCACGTACCCGCGGCTGGTTCACCGGTCGCAAGCGTCGTAGCGCACAGCGCCACACGCAGAGCGCGTTGATGAAACTGGCGGAAGGTGACTTCAAGCAGGCAGAAAAATTGCTGTCGAAAAATGCCGACCACGCCGATCAGCCGGTAGCTAACTACTTGCTGGCTGCCGAAGCGGCGCAGCAACGCGGGGACGAAATCCGTGCTAACCAGCACCTGGAGCGCGCTTCTGAGTTGTCGGTGAATGATACGATTCCAGTTGAAATCACGCGCGTACGTCTGCAACTGGCACGCAACGAAGATCATGCTGCACGTCACGGCGTTGACCGCTTGCTGGAAGTCGCGCCGCGCCATCCGGAAGTGTTGCGTCTGGCAGAACAAGCCTACATTCGTACCGGCGCGTGGGGCGCATTGCTCGACATTCTGCCTTCAATGCAGAAAGTGCAGATCAATGATCAAGCACAGCGCGATGCCTTGCAGCAGCAGGCCTGGCTGGGCCTGATGAACCAGGCGATGGCCGATCAAGGCAGCGACGGTTTGAAAAAATGGTGGCAGAACCAGAGCCGCAAAACGCGTCAGGAAACCGCCTTGCAGGTGGCGATGGCAGAACATCTGATTGAGTGTGACGATCCGGACACCGCGCAGAGCATCGTGCTGGAAGGTCTGAAGCGTCAATATGACGATCGTCTGGTGTTGCTGATGCCGCGCATCAAAAGTGGCGATCCGCAATCTCTGGAGAAAGCATTGCGTCAGCAGATTAAACAGCATGGCGCCACGCCCCTGCTGCACAGCACGCTGGGACAGATGCTCATGCGTCATGGAGAATGGCAGCAGGCGGCAGAAGCGTTCCAGCAAGCGCTGGCTCAGCGTCCTGATGCGTTTGATTATGCCTGGCTGGCCGATGTTTACGACCGCCTGCATCGCCCGGAAGACGCCGCCAAAATGCGTCGCGAAGGCCTGCTACTTACGCTGAAGACCAATCCCAGCGCCTGA
- a CDS encoding TDP-N-acetylfucosamine:lipid II N-acetylfucosaminyltransferase — MTTFHVLGSDIPHHNHTVLRFFNDVMSAELPGDAPRQFMVVSSAPETLQAYSSLQIETFASKRALAQAVIARAADRSQRFFFHGQFNPSIWLALLSGKLRRQQAFWHVWGADLYEEGHGLKYQLFYLLRRMAQGRVARVFATRGDLYHFQQRHPRVPASLLYFPTRMPDMAPPTQVENPDFTILLGNSGDRSNRHIAGLEAIRAQFGEQVKIVVPLGYPQNNHAYIEEIGAAAQRLFPAGQVTLLRDKIDFDAYLTLLSRCQLGYFMFERQQGIGTLCLLIQANIPFVLNRKNPFWRDLSEQGLPVLFSEDALDAASVAEAQRQLAQCDHASIAFFAPGYLAGWRDALTLSERERT; from the coding sequence ATGACGACTTTTCACGTATTGGGATCGGATATCCCGCATCACAATCATACGGTGCTGCGCTTCTTTAATGACGTGATGAGCGCCGAGCTACCAGGCGATGCACCACGTCAATTTATGGTGGTTTCCAGCGCGCCCGAGACGCTGCAAGCGTATAGCTCATTGCAGATTGAAACCTTTGCCAGCAAGCGTGCGCTTGCGCAAGCGGTGATAGCGCGTGCCGCCGATCGCTCGCAGCGTTTCTTCTTTCACGGCCAGTTTAATCCCAGCATTTGGTTAGCCTTACTGAGCGGCAAACTGCGTCGTCAGCAGGCGTTCTGGCACGTATGGGGCGCGGATCTTTATGAAGAAGGGCACGGCCTCAAGTATCAACTGTTTTATCTGCTGCGCAGAATGGCGCAGGGGCGCGTGGCGCGCGTGTTTGCGACGCGGGGTGATTTGTACCATTTCCAGCAGCGCCATCCGCGCGTTCCCGCTTCGCTGCTCTACTTCCCGACGCGCATGCCGGATATGGCGCCGCCCACGCAGGTGGAAAATCCTGATTTCACTATCCTGCTCGGTAACTCCGGCGATCGCAGTAATCGCCACATTGCCGGATTGGAGGCGATCCGCGCGCAGTTTGGCGAACAGGTAAAAATCGTCGTGCCGCTCGGTTATCCGCAAAATAATCATGCTTACATCGAAGAGATTGGCGCTGCCGCGCAGCGCCTGTTCCCGGCGGGGCAAGTGACGTTGCTGCGCGACAAGATCGACTTTGATGCCTATCTGACATTGCTTAGCCGCTGCCAGCTCGGCTATTTTATGTTCGAGCGCCAGCAAGGCATTGGTACGCTATGCCTGCTGATTCAGGCCAATATTCCGTTTGTGCTGAACCGCAAAAATCCGTTCTGGCGCGATCTCAGCGAGCAAGGCTTGCCGGTGCTGTTTAGCGAAGATGCGCTGGATGCGGCCAGCGTGGCCGAAGCGCAACGACAATTAGCGCAATGTGATCACGCATCGATTGCCTTTTTTGCCCCTGGCTATCTGGCAGGCTGGCGCGACGCGCTTACCCTGAGTGAAAGGGAGAGAACATGA
- the wecG gene encoding lipopolysaccharide N-acetylmannosaminouronosyltransferase yields the protein METDKPRYSLRGVDLHAFNDMASFLRFLLPEGKPRCGTLVAMNAEKMLTLEEDAQLRALIAEAEFKYPDGISIVRSLRKKYPQLQVNRIAGADLWEALMESAGRSGIPVFLIGGRQAVLQETCDKLRQQWNVNIVGSQYGYFAPEARDALFARIAASGAQIVTVAQGSPRQELLMRDCRAHWPHALYMGVGGTYDVFTGHVKRAPVWWQKSGLEWLYRLIRQPSRLRRQLKLLKYLRYHWRGDL from the coding sequence ATGGAAACCGATAAGCCGCGCTATAGCCTGCGCGGAGTCGATCTTCACGCCTTCAACGATATGGCAAGTTTTCTGCGCTTTCTGCTGCCCGAGGGCAAGCCGCGCTGCGGCACGCTGGTGGCGATGAATGCCGAGAAAATGCTGACGCTGGAAGAAGATGCGCAGCTACGCGCACTGATTGCTGAGGCCGAATTCAAATATCCGGATGGCATCAGCATCGTCCGTTCGCTGCGTAAGAAGTATCCCCAGCTGCAGGTGAACCGCATCGCGGGCGCGGATCTGTGGGAAGCGCTGATGGAGAGCGCGGGACGCAGCGGCATTCCGGTGTTTCTGATTGGTGGACGTCAGGCGGTGCTGCAGGAAACCTGCGACAAGCTGCGCCAGCAGTGGAATGTGAATATCGTTGGCAGCCAGTATGGTTACTTTGCGCCTGAAGCGCGCGACGCGCTGTTTGCACGCATTGCGGCAAGCGGTGCGCAGATTGTCACGGTGGCACAAGGTTCGCCGCGCCAGGAGCTATTGATGCGTGATTGCCGCGCACATTGGCCGCATGCGCTCTATATGGGCGTTGGTGGCACTTATGATGTTTTTACCGGGCACGTTAAGCGCGCGCCGGTTTGGTGGCAAAAATCCGGACTGGAATGGCTCTATCGTCTCATTCGTCAGCCTTCGCGTCTGCGTCGCCAATTAAAGCTGCTGAAATATTTGCGCTACCATTGGCGCGGCGATCTCTGA